A section of the Venturia canescens isolate UGA chromosome 11, ASM1945775v1, whole genome shotgun sequence genome encodes:
- the LOC122417892 gene encoding uncharacterized protein, with translation MFYISATKTKGAATKRGGKKTMITINEKMKNGEEPLTFAQVVGNEEGTTVENRTGAAQLGELQQRQAQVVAVGGNITMGDGTEAGQFELSQQVQIGAVKTITPTEHEIEAELFQQWKLQRSQIQALEKRTPILQHQNEVPLFQQWPQQSQIPAVEKRTPVQHQYEAAPLFQQGPQGQPNGSSLRSKLAVLEGSITALQQALNEEIRKRKKIEDDVLSLQLESKKRHLTGYHRRLGEKIAKVEKEKNRLGASYLNEHNGNNTPGAV, from the exons ATGTTTTACATTTCAGCAACGAAGACAAAAGGAGCAGCGACAAAGCGGggcggaaaaaaaacaatg ATTAcaatcaacgaaaaaatgaaaaacggaGAAGAGCCATTAACATTTGCACAA GTTGTCGGTAACGAAGAAGGCACCACCGTGGAAAACAGAACTGGAGCAGCGCAGTTAGGAGAATTGCAACAGCGACAAGCGCAG GTTGTTGCTGTCGGAGGAAATATCACAATGGGCGATGGGACTGAAGCGGGCCAGTTTGAACTATCGCAACAAGTACAG ATCGGTGCTGTTAAAACAATAACCCCGACAGAGCATGAAATCGAAGCGGAGCTGTTCCAGCAATGGAAACTACAACGGAGCCAG ATCCAAGCTCTTGAAAAAAGAACCCCGATATTACAGCACCAAAATGAAGTGCCGCTGTTCCAGCAATGGCCACAACAAAGCCAG ATCCCAGCTGTTGAAAAAAGAACCCCGGTACAGCATCAATATGAAGCAGCGCCGCTGTTCCAGCAAGGGCCACAGGGCCAG CCGAACGGGTCATCGCTTCGATCCAAACTGGCGGTATTAGAGGGGTCAATCACCGCTCTACAACAGGCTCTAAATGAAGaaatacgaaaaagaaaaaaaattgaggacgACGTTTTAAGTCTCCAACTGGAATCGAAGAAACGTCATCTCACCGGGTATCATCGGCGTCTCGGAGAAAAGATCGCAAAAGttgagaaggagaaaaatcgtttggGAGCCAGTTACCTGAATGAACACAATGGGAACAACACACCCGGCGCAGTGTAA